In Anopheles cruzii chromosome X, idAnoCruzAS_RS32_06, whole genome shotgun sequence, one genomic interval encodes:
- the LOC128270065 gene encoding brahma-associated protein of 60 kDa-like → MHQQRPLHSGFPGGSSGSGVIRGSSVPGVSSGGKRTGDRNLTAPQKQYGEFQAKRRRKLGDKILPQKVRELVPESQAYMDLLAFERKLDATITRKRLDIQEVLKRPMKQRRKLRIFISNTFYPCRESDFEGHVATSDARPGASWELRVEGRLLEDVKPEAGKMKRKFSSFFKSLVIELDKEQYGPDNHLVEWHRMHQTQETDGFQVKRPGDRNVRCTILLLLDYQPLQFKLDPRLARLLGVHTQTRPIIISALWQYIKKHRLQDAHEREFVTCDKYLEQIFGCTRMKFAEIPQRLSPLLHAPDPIVINHLIAVEGGQEMGSNKQTACYDIDVEVDDSLKQQMNSFLMSTASQQEIQTLDGKIHDTVETINALKTNREFYLSFAKDPQTFTHRWIVSQQRDLKVMADVVGNPEEERRAEFYYQPWTQEAVSRYFFAKVNQKRTEVGQSVGIRNS, encoded by the exons ATGCATCAGCAGCGTCCATTACATAGTGGTTTTCCCGGAGGTAGCAGTGGCAGTGGAGTGATTCGTGGTTCATCCGTGCCTGGCGTTTCTTCGGGAGGAAAACGAACTGGCGATCGTAACTTGACGGCCCCTCAGAAGCAATA TGGCGAATTTCAGGCAAAGCGACGGAGAAAACTAGGGGATAAAATTTTGCCACAGAAAGTGCGCGAGCTTGTGCCGGAGTCGCAGGCTTACATGGATTTGCTGGCGTTCGAACGGAAACTTGATGCGACCATCACGCGCAAACGGCTAGATATTCAGGAGGTTCTGAAGCGTCCAATGAAACAGCGACGCAAGCTTcgcatttttatttcgaataCTTTCTATCCATGTCGGGAGTCGGATTTTGAAGGTCATGTTGCCACGTCGGATGCACGGCCTGGCGCATCGTGGGAGTTGCGGGTCGAGGGTCGCCTGCTTGAAGACGTAAAACCGGAAGCGGGAAAGATGAAGCGGAAGTTCAGCAGCTTCTTCAAATCACTTGTGATTGAGCTAGACAAAGAGCAGTACGGTCCGGACAATCATTTGGTTGAGTGGCACCGTATGCACCAGACGCAGGAAACGGACGGCTTTCAGGTGAAGCGGCCAGGCGACCGCAATGTACGTTGCACAATTCTACTGTTGCTCGACTATCAGCCGCTGCAGTTTAAACTTGATCCGCGGCTGGCACGGTTGCTGGGTGTCCACACCCAAACCAGACCAATTATTATCTCAGCGCTTTGGCAGTACATTAAAAAGCACCGGCTACAAGATGCGCACGAACGTGAGTTTGTCACGTGCGACAAGTACCTGGAGCAGATTTTTGGTTGCACACGCATGAAGTTTGCCGAGATACCGCAGCGTTTAAGTCCGCTGTTACATGCGCCAGACCCGATCGTTATAAACCATCTGATAGCGGTTGAGGGCGGGCAGGAAATGGggagcaacaaacaaaccgcttGCTACGACATTGACGTCGAGGTGGACGACAGTCTGAAGCAGCAGATGAACAGCTTCCTGATGAGCACCGCAAGCCAGCAAGAAATACAAACGCTCGACGGCAAGATTCACGACACCGTGGAGACGATCAATGCCCTGAAGACGAACCGCGAGTTTTATCTTAGTTTCGCCAAGGATCCCCAAACGTTTACGCACCGGTGGATCGTGTCACAGCAGCGGGACTTGAAGGTAATGGCGGATGTGGTTGGCAACCCGGAGGAGGAACGACGTGCCGAATTTTACTATCAACCCTGGACACAAGAAGCTGTGTCGCGCTACTTCTTTGCGAAAGTCAACCAAAAGAGGACTGAGGTAGGGCAATCGGTTGGCATACGAAACTCCTAG
- the LOC128270559 gene encoding uncharacterized protein LOC128270559 gives MDVLGLSLDDIIRQKKGGRSVKRVDNRRIKSTNVKSVQARNTGTTATVRKKAANTRRGFGRSGETAENMAHTERRPTPVVDARLKIIQKNRAKIRDARDKLVEITRTAGDARLRLLRKGKDRVPAAPPASSNGTGKKGHSAAGHLVARNFHVLKPPKEALVNYRIMSRSTGLEEMEVDEDGDHGRQMAVSSLKRTVRNDIFSLPSTMPPLPTFRSVRTSPPPTVSAPSSSWASDPFDCYELPSRRPNLTITHISQPMHTQYKAPDVNHPRGILRTRCSSPTITNIAVDHQHPPHLSLTMRARLERAPNPGESMGIFSKMPDELHHNLHQQRQPTVGGSPSVSYRFHSPPSPPIHGYRIVVSNLHSSVTQLDIKELFEDIGDLLESRLVRPGVAEVIYRTLRDAEKAVDAYHNRQLDGQPMNCLLVHSRSSVKLTAPAIKYGDQPTNQQSIMRWFEYKQQRYIGDGRKV, from the exons ATGGACGTCCTTGGCCTAAGTCTTGATGATATCATCAGGCAGAAGAAAGGGGGCCGTTCCGTTAAGAGAGTGGACAACAGGCGTATCAAGTCTACCAACGTCAAGTCTGTCCAGGCAAGAAACACCGGAACAACGGCAACCGTGAGGAAAAAAGCTGCCAATACGAGGCGTGGTTTTGGCCGCAGCGGTGAGACTGCGGAAAACATGGCTCACACTGAGCGCAGGCCCACACCGGTGGTAGACGCGCGACTGAAGATCATTCAGAAGAACCGTGCCAAAATCCGGGATGCTCGTGACAAGCTGGTGGAGATAACGCGCACTGCAGGGGACGCGCGACTGCGCTTACTGAGAAAGGGCAAAGATCGCGTTCCAGCAGCTCCCCCGGCGAGCAGCAACGGTACGGGTAAGAAAGGGCACTCGGCGGCTGGTCACCTGGTCGCACGCAATTTTCACGTACTGAAGCCGCCGAAGGAAGCGTTGGTTAACTATCGAATCATGAGTCGCAGTACAGGTTTGGAAGAGATGGAGGTGGACGAAGATGGCGATCACGGTCGTCAGATGGCTGTTTCGTCACTTAAGCGCACAGTTCGCAATGACATTTTCTCACTCCCGAGTACCATGCCGCCCCTGCCGACTTTCCGCAGCGTTCGCACTTCGCCTCCACCAACGGTCTCCGCACCCAGTTCCAGTTGGGCTAGTGATCCATTCGATTGCTACGAGCTGCCGTCCCGTCGTCCAAATTTAACGATAACGCACATCTCGCAACCGATGCACACGCAGTATAAAGCACCCGATGTGAACCACCCGCGGGGCATCCTTCGGACGCGCTGTTCATCGCCAACCATCACAAACATCGCTGTTGACCATCAACACCCACCGCATTTGTCATTGACGATGCGTGCACGACTCGAGCGCGCACCCAACCCGGGCGAATCGATGGGTATCTTCTCCAAGATGCCGGACGAACTGCATCATAACCTTCACCAGCAAAGGCAACCAACGGTTGGCGGGTCGCCTTCGGTTTCGTATCGGTTTCattcgccgccatcgccacccaTCCATGGCTACCGCATCGTAGTTAGCAACTTGCACAGCAGCGTAACCCAGCTGGACATTAAG GAACTATTCGAGGATATCGGCGACTTGCTTGAGTCACGATTGGTGCGTCCCGGTGTGGCCGAAGTCATATACCGAACACTCCGGGATGCCGAAAAGGCCGTCGATGCTTACCATAACCGTCAACTCGACGGACAGCCAATGAATTGCTTGTTGGTACATTCGCGCTCCTCCGTCAAACTGACGGCACCGGCCATCAAATATG gtgaccaaccaaccaaccagcaaTCAATTATGAGGTGGTTTGAATATAAACAGCAGAGATACATAGGCGATGGTAGAAAAGtttaa